Sequence from the Corallococcus sp. EGB genome:
CGCGATGACGACCGCCGCGCCCAAGCTGTCCCGCTCCACGGAGGGGCCCTGGCTGACCCTCATCCTGGGGGTGCTCATCGGCTTCGGGCCGCTGTCCATCGACATGTACCTGCCGGCGTTCCCTTCCATCGGCGAGTCGCTGCACGCGACGGCGGGAGAGGTGGAGCGCACACTGGCGACGTTCTTCGCGGGGCTCGCGGTGGGGCAGCTCTTCGCGGGTCCGGTGAGCGACCACTTCGGCCGCACGAAGCCGCTCTACGCGGGACTGCTGCTCTACGTGCTGGGCTCCATCGGCTGCGCGACCGCGCCATCGGCGGATGTCTTGGCGGCCTGCCGGTTCGCGCAGGCGCTGGGCGGCTCGGTGGGCATGGTGACCTCGAGGGCCGTCGTGAGGGACCTGCACTCCGGAGCAGCGGCGGCGAGGATGATGTCTCGACTGGTGCTGGTGATGGGCATCGCGCCCATCCTGGCCCCGCTGTTCGGAGGCTGGGTGCTGCGGGCCGCGGGCTGGCGAGCCATCTTCGCAAGCCACGCGGCCATCGGGCTCCTCACGCTGGGAGCGGTGTTCGCCATCCTGCCGGAGACAGCACCGCGGAGGAGCGGAGCGACCCCATCGACCCCCTTCCGGACGATGTGGGGCATCACGAAGGTGCCGGACTTCCTGGGGCACGCGCTGGCGGCGGGGCTCGCTCAGGCAGGGATGTTCGCGTACATCGGCGGTTCGCCCTTCGTGTTCATCACGTTGCATGGCGTGAAGCCGGAGCACTTCGGCTGGTTCTTCGGAGCGAACGCGGCGGGGCTGGTGGCGATGTCGCAGATCAATCACTGGCTGCTGGCGCGCTCCTCGCCGGCCCGGGTGTTGAAGCAAGCGGTGCGAGTGGCCACGCTCGCGGGGCTGGCGCTGGTGGCGGTGGCATCGACAGGCTTCGGAGGGCTGTGGGGCATCGCGCTGTCGCTGTTTGTCTTCGTCTCCAGCCTGGGCGCCATCACCCCGAACGCGACAGCCCTGGCCATGGAGCACCACGCGAAGCAGGCAGGCATTGCGTCCGCGGTGCTGGGAGCGCTCCAGTTCATGCTGGCGGCGGGAGCCTCCGCGGCGGTGAGCGCGAGCCACGACGGGACGGCGAGGCCCATGGCCCTGGGAGTCTCCATCGCCGCCCTGCTCGCCCTGGGAGCATTGGGCCTGGCGAAGCGGGCTCCCGCGCACTGAGCCGCGCTCCCGTGGGATTGACACCCCGGAACGCGACGTCCGATGGTGCGGCCCGAAATGCTTGCTCCCTTCTACTCCGCGTGTCCTGTCTGCAATGAGACCGGCTCCCGTCCAGTCGTTGCATTCCGCGAGTTGAGCTACGGCCGCTGCACGGGCTGTGGGCTCATCTACAAGCGAGAGCAGGAGCCCGGGTTGGGAGAGGGCTACGAGGAGAAGTACTTCAAGCACAACCGGGCGAAGTACCTGAGCCGCTGGGAGCACCGGGTGCGCAAGTGCTTGCGGCAGGTGCTGGTGTGCCTGGAGTACGCACCGCACGCGAAGGACCTGCTGGATGTGGGCTGCTCCGCGGGCTACGTGCTGGAGGCGGCGCAGCGAGCAGGCTTGAATGCCACGGGACTGGACTACTCACAGTTCTCGGTGAACCTCTGCCGGGAGCGAGGTTACACGGCCGAGTACGGCTCGCTGACGCAGATGCCGTTCCCGGACGCGTCCTTCGACATCATCACGCTCAAGCACACGCTGGAGCACGTGGATCAGCCCATGAGCGGGCTGCGAGAGATTCAGCGCGTGTTGAGGCCGGGAGGCGTGGCCTTCGTCATCGTGCCGGACGCGGCGTACTACAAGATCATCGTGATGCCGAAGAGGGGCCGTTCCTTCCGGCCGGACCGGAGAGGCTGGCAGCACCACGTCTACTTCTACGAGCACAACCTCGCGGACGCCTGCGCCAGGGCCGGCCTGCGACCCGTGAAGGCAGGCAAGGACATCCTGCGCCGAAGGCTGGCAAAGGGCCTGAGGGCCCCCTACGAATACGCCCGCTTCGTCTTCCTTTGGGCCTGGGTCCAGGTGTGCCGGCTGACGCACATGCGAAGAGAGATCCAGGTCATCGCCCAGAAGCCCAGGGCAGACGCCCAGCTCCCAGCCCCGCGCGTCGAAGCCGCCTGAGTGGCTTCACACGAGCATGCGCCGGCTCCACGGGCGGCGAATCCACACACCCAACACCACAGCCAGCACGAGCGCCACGGGCCCCAGCCAGTCCCCCCAGGCCCCCGCGAGTGAGCTCAGCCGATCCGCCGTAGGCACATGCATCACAGTGCCGGCGCGCTGGTTGTCCTCCAGTTCGGAGGTCCAGGTGCCCGTGGGATCGATGAACGCGGAGATGCCCGAGTTGGTCACGCGCACCTGAGCCGTACGCGTCTCGATGCTGCGAAACGCCGCGTGCATCAAATGCAACCGGGGTGCAGGAGTACCCGAGAACCACGAGTCATTCGACAGCGTGAGAATCAGGTCCGCCCCCTGACGCACCTCCGCCGCGACGTAATTGGGGAAGATCGCCTCGTAGCAGATGAGCGGAGCGACCTTGAGCACACGTCCGCCATTGATCCGGAAGTCCATCAGACGAGGCCCCGGCCCCCGCTTCCATCTCCCGGTCCAAGGAAGCCAGGCACGCAGCGAGGGCGTGTCCACCGCATCCGGAACCCACTCCGTGAGCGGGAACAGCATCGTCTTCCGGTACGCCGCCTGAGCCAGCTGGCCTGTCGCGGAGGGCCCCAGGAACATGGCGGCGTTGAACTCGCGTTCGCCGTCCAGGTCATAGGTGCCGAACACCAGTGGCACACCGCGCTCCGCGACCCACGAGCGGATCTCATCATCCAGAGCGCCGCCATCCTCGCTCTTCGGAGTGCCGAACGTCGTCGGGTACACCGTCTCCGGCCACACCAGCAGGTCCAACGGAGCCGAGCGCAACAGCGCATCCGACATCGCGTAATGCGTATCCAGGATGTTGCGAACGACCTCGTATCTGCCCTGCTCCGCGGCCAGCTTCTCGATGTTGGTGATGTTCGCCTGCACCGCCCCCACCACCAGCGAAGGAGCCGAGTGCACCGCCGCACGCACCTGCCCCAACCTCACCCACCCATAGCCCCAGCCTCCCACCGCAAGCACAACGGCCAGGGCCACCGGCCGAAGCTGCAATCCCCGCCGCGAAGCCAGCCCCTGCCCCACCGCCACGACACACTCGTTGATGAGCAGCAGGCCCAGCGTAAGGCCCGGAGCGCCAGCCAGGTCCGCTCCCTGGCGCAGCGTCTCGGAGGCATAGAGGCCATGGCCCAGCGTCTCCGCGAACAGCTTGGGTGTGAACCACTCCGTGCCCACATACGTGAGCGCGGTAAGCACAGGAGGCACCCAGGCAAGTCGCGGGGCATCCGCCACCTGCCGGCGCGAATACCACCGCACCCAGGCGGCGCTGATGAACTGCAACTCCAGCACGGGCGCGATGAGAAGGAACACACCCCAGCACAGCCACACCGGGGCACGCGAGTACGCCGCGATGGCGCCTGGGAACCAACCAAACACCGCCGCGGTGAACGTCACCGACAGCAGCGAG
This genomic interval carries:
- a CDS encoding multidrug effflux MFS transporter, with the protein product MTTAAPKLSRSTEGPWLTLILGVLIGFGPLSIDMYLPAFPSIGESLHATAGEVERTLATFFAGLAVGQLFAGPVSDHFGRTKPLYAGLLLYVLGSIGCATAPSADVLAACRFAQALGGSVGMVTSRAVVRDLHSGAAAARMMSRLVLVMGIAPILAPLFGGWVLRAAGWRAIFASHAAIGLLTLGAVFAILPETAPRRSGATPSTPFRTMWGITKVPDFLGHALAAGLAQAGMFAYIGGSPFVFITLHGVKPEHFGWFFGANAAGLVAMSQINHWLLARSSPARVLKQAVRVATLAGLALVAVASTGFGGLWGIALSLFVFVSSLGAITPNATALAMEHHAKQAGIASAVLGALQFMLAAGASAAVSASHDGTARPMALGVSIAALLALGALGLAKRAPAH
- a CDS encoding bifunctional 2-polyprenyl-6-hydroxyphenol methylase/3-demethylubiquinol 3-O-methyltransferase UbiG — encoded protein: MLAPFYSACPVCNETGSRPVVAFRELSYGRCTGCGLIYKREQEPGLGEGYEEKYFKHNRAKYLSRWEHRVRKCLRQVLVCLEYAPHAKDLLDVGCSAGYVLEAAQRAGLNATGLDYSQFSVNLCRERGYTAEYGSLTQMPFPDASFDIITLKHTLEHVDQPMSGLREIQRVLRPGGVAFVIVPDAAYYKIIVMPKRGRSFRPDRRGWQHHVYFYEHNLADACARAGLRPVKAGKDILRRRLAKGLRAPYEYARFVFLWAWVQVCRLTHMRREIQVIAQKPRADAQLPAPRVEAA
- the lnt gene encoding apolipoprotein N-acyltransferase; protein product: MTFVKGWAGALLCVAATTALFAAFGELRPGWVWLGAVTLVPWLAALDRVRSGRGAVLLGSLLSVTFTAAVFGWFPGAIAAYSRAPVWLCWGVFLLIAPVLELQFISAAWVRWYSRRQVADAPRLAWVPPVLTALTYVGTEWFTPKLFAETLGHGLYASETLRQGADLAGAPGLTLGLLLINECVVAVGQGLASRRGLQLRPVALAVVLAVGGWGYGWVRLGQVRAAVHSAPSLVVGAVQANITNIEKLAAEQGRYEVVRNILDTHYAMSDALLRSAPLDLLVWPETVYPTTFGTPKSEDGGALDDEIRSWVAERGVPLVFGTYDLDGEREFNAAMFLGPSATGQLAQAAYRKTMLFPLTEWVPDAVDTPSLRAWLPWTGRWKRGPGPRLMDFRINGGRVLKVAPLICYEAIFPNYVAAEVRQGADLILTLSNDSWFSGTPAPRLHLMHAAFRSIETRTAQVRVTNSGISAFIDPTGTWTSELEDNQRAGTVMHVPTADRLSSLAGAWGDWLGPVALVLAVVLGVWIRRPWSRRMLV